Sequence from the Maribacter aquivivus genome:
AAAGATAAGCCTATTTTTGCGGCATGATAATAACCGATACGCATACACATTTATATAGCGAAGCTTTCGATGATGATAGAAAAGAAGCAATACAAAAAGCCATTGATTTAGGAGTAGAACGTTTTTTTATTCCTGCTATAGATTCTACCTATACAGAAGGTATGTTAGCTTTGGAAAAAGAATTTCCGGGTCATATGTTCTTAATGACAGGCTTACATCCCACGCATGTGAAAGAAAATTTTGAGGACGAGCTGGCTCATGTTGAAGAAATGTTGGATAAGCATACCTATTATGCTATTGGGGAAATAGGAATTGATCTGTATTGGGAAAAGAAGTATTTAAAAGAACAGCAAATTGCTTTTAGAAAGCAAATACAAATAGCTAAGAAGCATAAATTGCCTATCGTTATTCATTGTCGGGAAGCTTTTGATGAGGTTTTTGAAATACTAGAGGAGGAGAAAGGTGATGATTTAAGAGGAATTTTTCATTGCTTTACTGGTACATATGAGCAGGCAGAAAAAGCAATTTCATATAATATGAAGTTAGGTATTGGTGGTGTAGTGACTTTTAAAAATGGTAAAATAGATACTTTTTTAAAAAATATTGATCTTAAGCATATTGTATTAGAAACCGATTCGCCATATTTGGCGCCTACACCTTATAGAGGTAAAAGAAATGAGAGTGCTTATATAGTAAATGTGCTTGAGAAGCTGGCAGACATTCATGGTGTACCCAATGAACAAATAGCTTTAGAGACTACGAAGAACTCTAAAGAAGTTTTCGGAATTTAATAATCAACTAAAATTTAGAGGTTTGGGTATAGAGAAAAGAAATATTTTATTGATTTACACGGGTGGTACTATAGGTATGATGAAAGATTATACATCAGGAGCACTTAAGGCCTTTGATTTTTCACAATTATTGAAGAATATACCAGAGCTAAATCAATTAGATTGTACTATATCTAGTTTTTCTTTTGAGCACCCTATAGATTCATCTAATATGAATCCGACGCATTGGGTGGCGATATCTGATATTATCACAGAGAAATATAATGAGTATGATGGTTTTGTAGTGTTGCATGGCAGTGATACTATGAGTTATACCGCTTCTGCATTAAGTTTTTTACTAGAAAACCTTACAAAACCGGTAATTTTGACTGGTTCTCAATTGCCAATTGGTGACTTGAGAACAGATGCCAAAGAAAATTTAATAACTGCTATACAAATTGCTGCTTTGTATAAAAAAGGTAAGCCGGTTGTACAAGAAGTGGGGCTCTATTTTGAATATAAATTGTATCGTGGTAATAGAACTACAAAGATAAATGCAGAGCAATTTCAGGCTTTTGCTTCATTAAATTACCCTCATTTAATAGAATCAGGAGTGCATTTGACCGTTTTTAATGAATATTTATTGCCTCAAAAAAGAAAATTAACGTTAAAATCTCATAGAAGTATGGATGATAATGTGGCTATTTTGAAAATATTTCCAGGAATTAACAAAAATGTTATAGATGCAATTTTGCAAGCTGAAAATTTAAAAGCCTTGGTTTTGGAGACGTATGGTTCTGGAAATGCGCCGATGGAAGAATGGTTTTTAGAGAAATTAAATAATGCAATAAATAAAGGTATACATATTATTAATGTTACACAGTGTTCTGGTGGCGCCGTTATGATGGGGCACTATGAAACAAGTTCTAGGCTTAAAAAAATGCAAGTAATTAATGGTAAGGATATTACAACTGAGGCTGCTATTACAAAGGCAATGTACTTGTTAGGTAGTGGTGTCTCTCATGAGTTGTTTAAAACCGTTTTTGAGACTTCTTTACGAGGAGAGATGGTTTAAATTTAACAGTGGTTTAATTTTTTAAACTAATATTTTTTTTGTTATTTGCCCACCCTTAAAAAAGGTATCTTAGAGAGGTGGCCGAGTGGTCGAAGGCGCACGCCTGGAAAGTGTGTATACCCCAAAAGGGTATCGAGGGTTCGAATCCCTTCCTCTCTGCAAGTAAGTTTTACTTTTTTTATATTGTTTTTTTTTTATCTTTAACCCTATTAACTAACTAATTTAAGTTCAGAAAAATGAAAAAATTATTCCCAAGCCTAGCAGTCGCTGGGGCATTTGTAGCAGGTACAAATATTGTAAGTGCAAAAGTAGCAGCAGTAGCTTTGCTAGTTCAAGAAGGAGCTCCGGAAGCGGAAAGAGGATTTACTCAACTATTAAAAGAGATGTTCATTACTGGTGGTGCCGGTTTCATGGGTATCGTACTTTTATGTTTGATCCTTGGTTTGGCAGTTGCTATTGAAAGAATTATTTATTTGAACATGGCTAGTACAAATTCTGCCAAGTTGAAACAACAAGTTGAAGACGCATTGGCATCTGGTGGTGTTGAAGCTGCTAAAGAGGTTTGTAGAAATACAAAAGGACCTGTTGCTTCTATCTACTATCAAGGTTTAGATAGAGCTGGTGAGAGCATCGAGTCTGCTGAAAAAGCTGTTGTTGCTTATGGTGGTGTTCAAATGGGTCAATTAGAGAAAAACGTTTCTTGGTTGTCTTTATTTATCGCTATTGCTCCAATGCTTGGTTTCATGGGTACGGTAATCGGTATGATTGCAGCCTTCCAAAAGATTGCTGCTGTTGGTAACTTAAGTGCATCTCTTATTGCAGGTGATATCCAGGTTGCATTATTAACAACGGTATTTGGTCTTATTACGGCTATTATCCTTCAAATTTTCTATAATTACATTATCGCTAAAATTGATAGCATCGTTAATGATATGGAAGACTCTTCGATTACTTTAATCGATATGTTGGTAGATCACAAAAAATAAGTATCACTTTTAATACCTAAAAATTATGCAAAAAATTATTAAAATAGCATTAATTGCTATAGGTGTATTAAGTGCTATACTATGGTATTTATTACCAAGTTCAGATATGCCGGCAGCTGAGGCTGCTTCAAGTGGAGCTTTGAACACAATGTTTATTATTACTTATCTTTTATTAGGGATAGCTGTTGTAGTAAGTTTAGTGTTTACTCTAAAAAACTTATTTGCAAACCCACAAGGTCTTAAAAAGACATTGTTCGTAGTAGGTGGTTTTTTATTAGTAGTTGGGATTTCTTATGTTTTAGCAAGTGGAACGGATGTTGATCCAGAATTCGCAGCTATGACAGATGAAAGTACAGTGAAGAATATTGGAATGGGATTGAATGTATTTTTTATCCTTACAATAATCGCAATACTTTCTTTAGTAGTACCAGCTGTTAAAAATATGTTTAGTAAATAATAAAATAAAAAACTATGGCTAGAAGAGCAGGAGCACCAGAAGTTAGTGCGGGTTCAATGGCGGACATAGCTTTCCTTTTACTTATCTTTTTCTTAGTAACTACTACTATTGAAACTGATGCTGGATTGGATCGTATGTTACCACCAATGGAGCCACCTACGGAAGCACCACCAATTATTAAGCAAAAGAACATTTTTACGGTTAATATTAACCGAAATGGTCAATTGTTGGTGGAAGATGAGATTCTTTCAATAGATAAATTGCGTGAAAGAGCAATGGCGTTTTTAGATAACGGTGGAGCACCATCAGGAAGTCCTGATTATTGTAGCTACTGTAAAGGAAAGCGTAATGCTGAATCTTCGGATAATCCGATGAAAGCAATTATCTCTTTAAAGAATGATCGTGAAACAAAGTATAGTACATACATAACAGTTCAAAACGAATTGGTAGGTGCATACAACGATCTTAGAAATAGAGAAGCTAAGCGTTTATTTGGTAAAGATTATGTTGCTATGGAGGCTGAGTATTTGAATCCTGAAACTGAAGATTCTGTTAAAGAAGAATTGAAAGAAAAGGTACAAAGAATACAAGGTTTGTTTCCACAGAAATTATCTGAAGCTGAAACTTCAAGCGAATAATTAATAAATTAAAAGTAACACTATGTCAAAATTTGCAAAGAAAAAAGATGGAGAGGTACCAGCGGTATCAACAGCTTCCCTTCCTGACATTGTATTTATGCTTTTGTTTTTCTTTATGACGGTAACCGTTATGAAGGATAGTTCCTTGAAAGTTGAAAACGTACTTCCGAATGCTAGTGAAGTAAAGAAATTGGAGAAGAAAGATCGTGTAATCTATATTTATGTTGGTAAGCCAACTAGAGAATATGAGAAGACTTTTGGTACAGAACCAAAAATTCAATTAAACGACAAATTCGCTAGTCCTTCTGAAGTTGGTGATTATATTTTGATGGAAAGAGCTAAAAAACCTCAAGAAATTCAAAATGTATTGACCACGGCACTTAAGGTTGATAAGAACGCTAGTATGGGATTGATATCCGATATTAAACAAGAGTTAAGAAAAGTAAACGCTTTAAAGGTAAATTATACTACCTATGAAGGTGATGCTTTCAATAATCTACAATAGTTAGTTAAGTAGAATATTACATTTTCAAAACGCTTCAAATTTATTTGAAGCGTTTTTTATTTCATTAACTTTACTTCATGCGTTTTGCCATTTTATTTTTATTAGTAGTTCTGCAATCTAATGCTCAAGTAGTATCAGATAGTATAGAAAGTTCACATTATTTCGAGGATCAGTTTTATGTTGGTCTATCGTATAACTTTATATTGAACCATCCAGAGGGTTCTAATCAACGTAACCTCTCTTATGGTCTACAAGCAGGTGTAATAAAAGATATTCCTTTAAATAGGGTAGGAACAAAGGCTATAGGCGTTGGGGCGGGCTTAGCTTTGAATAGTTATTATTCAAACCTAGTTGCCGATATTTCTGGAGATGATATTTCTTATAGTATAAATGATGATATTACTAGAAGTAAGTTAGAGACACATTTAGTAGAGTTTCCTTTAGAGTTTAGATGGCGAAATTCTACTGCAGAAGATTATAAATTCTGGCGTGTATATGGAGGTATTAAGGCTGCTTATGTTTTAGGAGCAAGGTCAAAATATGATTTAGGTGACATTAGTGAGGGGTTCAATAATACAGACTTAACTAAATTTCAGTACGGGCTTACCTTAAGTTTTGGCTATAATACCTTTAATCTACATGCTTATTATGCATTAACTGAGCTTTTTGATGGTAATGCATCTGTCAATGGTGAGGTATTACAATATAGACCATTACGTATAGGTCTTATTTTCTACATACTATAACCAGAATCTTACGGTCAGTAACTGAGATAATAGTCCTATAAAAAGACCGATTACAACTTCTATATCGGTATGTGCTTTTAAATATAGTCTTGCGGTAATAATGCTTCCAGTACATATGATGAGTAAACTGATTGCAATTATAAGATTGATTTCAAAATGAATGCTTAAATTAATGAGATACATTAATAGACCACTTATGCCAACGGTATGTAGGCTGGTTTTAAAATTAAATAGTAATAATAGTATACAGGCTATAGTAGCGCCTAATAGCCCAGTAAAGTAAAAATAAAGCTCACTTACGTAATTGTTTGGAATAACCTTATAAAGGATTAAAAGGAGTATTGACGCGTGAATATAAAGAGGGTATTTTCTTTCTTGAATAGAGTCTAAGGTAATGGAATGTACTAAACCCAAATTCTTCAATATTAAAAAGGTTATTATCGGGATAATAACGGTTAATATAAAAATGGGTAATATGCTAGCACTTTGGATTTCTAATGGGGTAAATTTAGGGGTGATTAGAAAATAAGCAACAGTACCACCTATAGGAATAAATAGTGGGTGAAATAAGTAGGAGATAAGATTGGAAAAAATCTTCATTAAATTTCTTTTCTCATACGTGCAACAGGTATACTTAACTGCTCTCTGTATTTGGCTACTGTTCTTCTGGCAATAGGATATCCTTTTTCCTTTAAAATGGCAGCGAGTTTGTCATCTGTTAATGGCTTTTTCTTGGTTTCGTTCTGAATAACTGTTTCTAGAATTTTCTTTATTTCTTTTGTAGAAACATCTTCTCCTTGTTCATTCTTCATTGACTCAGAGAAATATTCTTTTATCAACTTGGTGCCATAAGGGGTGTCAACATATTTGCTATTTGCAACCCTAGACACTGTTGAAACATCCATTCCTATTTCATCTGCAATATCTTTTAGAATCATAGGTCTCAAATTACGCTCATCTCCTGTTAGGAAATATTCTTTTTGATATTGCATAATTGAGTTCATCGTAATAAACAGCGTTTGTTGGCGCTGTCTAATAGCATCTATAAACCATTTAGCGGCATCTAACTTCTGCTTAATGAACATTACTGTATCTTTTTGAGACTTAGACTTATCTTTAGCTTCTTTATAGCCCTTTAGCATATTACTATACTCTCTAGATACGTGTAGCTCTGGTGCATTTCTACCATTTAGTGTCAGCTCCAATTCACCTTCGGTAATTCTAATGGCAAAATCAGGTACTACATGCTCTACAATTCTATTGTTTCCAGAATACGAACCGCCTGGTTTTGGGTTTAGTTTTTCAATTTCTCCAATAGCAGCTTTTAACTCGTCTTCGGTAATGTTATGTTTCTGAATTAACTTTTGATAGTGCTTCTTAGTAAAGTGTTCAAAAGACTTCTTCAGAATCGCTGTTGCAAGCTCAATTCTCGGTGTTATTTCTTTGCGCTCTAGTTGTATTATTAAACATTCTTCTAAAGATCTAGCGCCAACTCCAGGTGGATCCAACTCTTGAACTATAGAAAGTATTTTTGTAATGGTTTTTTCATCTGTATAGATGTTTTGGGTAAAAGCCAAATCATCCATAATATCGGCGATGGGTCTACGTATGTATCCACTTTCATCTACACTGCCAACTAGAAACTCGGCAATATTCCACTCGTCATCTGTAAGATAAACGGTGTTTAGTTGATTTAATAAATGCTGATTGAATGAAATACCGGCAGCATAAGGCACACTTTTTTCTTCATCATCAGAGCTATAATTATTCGCTTTGGTACGATAATCAGGAATTTCATCATCACTTAAGTAATCATCGATATTGATGTCTTCAGTGTTAATAGTTTCATTATCTACTGCATCATCGTAAACTTCATCATACTCATCATTAGTGTTTTCTAAGTCTTCTTTACCGGTTTCTAAGGCCGGATTCTCCTCTAATTCTTGATTGAGACGTTGTTCAAATGCCTGCGTAGGCAATTGAATCAGCTTCATCAATTGAATTTGCTGTGGAGATAACTTTTGAGATAATTTAAATGATAGATGTTGTTTTAGCATTACTTTATTCTAGTACTGGTAAAAGTAACTAAATCCGCTTAGAATTCGGCATTCTGTGGTGTTCTTGGAAAAGGAATTACATCTCTAATATTACCCATGCCAGTTGCGAAAAGAACTAATCGTTCAAAACCAAGACCAAAACCACTATGTTCTGCAGTTCCGAATTTTCTTAAATCTAGGTACCACCATAATTCTTTCTCGTCGATACCCAATTCTTTGATTTTTTCTTTCAAGACATCTAAGCGCTCTTCTCTTTGCGAACCACCAACGATTTCACCAATGCCTGGAAATAAAATATCCATAGCTCTAACGGTTTTTCCGTCCTCATTCAATCGCATGTAAAAAGCTTTAATTTTTGCTGGGTAATCAAATAATATTACAGGACATTTAAAATGCTTTTCAACTAAGTAGCGCTCATGCTCACTTTGTAGATCGGTACCCCATTCCTCAATAGGGTAAGTGAATTGTTTCTTTTTATTAGGCTTACAGTTTTTAAGAATATCTATAGCTTCAGTATAGCTTACTCTTTTAAAGTTGTTATCTGCTACGAACTTTAATTTTTCAATTAAAGGCATATCGCTGCGTTGCGCTTGCGGCTTGCTTTTTTCTTCGTCTATTAACCTCTTCTCTAAAAACTCTAAATCTTCTTGACAATGTGTCAATGTATAAGAAATAACGTTTTTAATAAAGTCCTCTGCAAGGTCCATATTGGCATCTAAATCGAAGAATGCCATTTCTGGTTCAATCATCCAAAATTCAGCTAAATGTCTAGATGTATTTGAGTTTTCGGCTCTAAATGTAGGTCCGAATGTATAAACTTTACCTAGTGCCATGGCATATGCCTCAGCTTCTAATTGACCAGATACTGTTAAATTGGTTTCTTTTCCGAAGAAGTCTTCTTTATAATTTACATCTCCATCTTCTGTAAGTGGAGGATTTTTTTCATCTAATGTTGTTACACGAAACATTTCTCCTGCACCTTCGGCATCTGATCCTGTAATAATAGGAGCGTGGAAGTAGTTGAAACCGTTTTCTCTAAAATAGTTGTGAATGGCAAAAGATAAGGTAGACCTAACACGCATAATTGCTGCAAAAGTGTTAGTTCTAATTCTTAAATGTGCCTTTTCTCTCAAGAATTCTAAAGAGTGTTTTTTTGGTTGAATAGGATATTCTTCTGGATCCGCAATACCTAACACTTCCAAAGCGCTTACTTGAATTTCTACAGATTGACCGCGACCCTGACTTTCAACAAGTGTACCTGTAATTTTTAATGCAGCACCAGTATTTACTTTCTTTAATAATTCTTCGTCAAAATTCTCAAAATCAACTACACATTGAATAGTACCTAATGTAGATCCATCGTTCAATGCTATGAATCTATTACTTCTAAAGGTTCGTACCCATCCTTTTATTGTTACTTCTTGTAGTAAGTTTTTACTTGCTAGTAATTCTTTTATTGTAGCTAAACGCATGATATTGAATTGAAAATTAAAGTCCCAAAGATAGGATTTTGTTAAAAAATAGAGGGTTTAAAAAGCGATATAAACAGTAGTTAAATAATATTATTGGTTATTATTTTCATCTTGTGGTAAAATATCTATTTGCGGTTCTTTAAGTGTTTGCTTGTTCGCGATACTTTTTTCTAATGATAATAGTAAAGAAGGCAACAGAATTAAATTAGCCAACATTGCAAGTAATAGTGTTGCAGAAACTAGTGAACCTAGTGCTACCGTGCCACCGAAATTAGATATTACAAAGACGGAGAAGCCAAAGAATAATACTATAGAGGTGTAGAACATACTTACGCCGGTTTCTCTTAATGCATTATATACAGATTTTTCTATTCGCCAGTTATTTGCGGTGAGTTCTTGCCTATATTTTGCGAGAAAGTGTATGGTGTCATCGACCGAAATACCAAATGCAATACTGAATACTAATATGGTAGATGGTTTTATTGGTACACCCACAAAGCCCATAATGCCGGCAGTTATGACTAATGGCAATAAGTTAGGTATCAATGAAATGACAATCATTCTGAACGACCTAAATAAATAGGCCATGAAAAGTGCAATAAGCCCAATTGCCAAGGCAAGAGACATAATTAGGTTTTTAACAAGATACTTTGTTCCTTTTAAGAAAAGTAATGCGCTACCGGTCATGTAAACGTTATAACGCTCTGCAGGGAATATTTTCGTGATATTCTCCTGTAACCGCTGTTCAATTTCTTCCATACGGCTGGTGTTGACATCTCGCATGAAGGTGGTCATTCTGGCTGTTTGACCAGTACTATCAACAAAAGATTTTAATAAATCTCCGTTATCATCAGATTTGCGGGCAACATCCATAATGAATGTATTTTCTTGACTGGTTGGTAATTGATAATATTTGGGAATACCATTATAAAAAGCCTGTTTAGAATACTTTACCAGATTTACTACAGATACGGGAGTTGAAAGTTCCGGTATTTCTTCTATAACTTCGCCAAGCTGATTCATACGCTTTAAAGTCACAGGTTTTAAAACACCTTTTGGAGTTTTTGTGTCTACAACGATTTCAACAGGCATAATACCTTTGAACTCTTTTTCAAAAAATCTAATGTCATGAAAGAATTCAGCATTCTTCGGCATATCCTCTATAGGGCTTCCTGATATTCTTATCTGATAAATACCAATAATACTTATTACAAGTAAAGAGATAGAAACAATATAAACAGTAATTCTTCTATGCCTAACAATACGTTCCATCCACTGTACAAAGGCATCAATCCATTTTTTGTTCAAATGTTTTAAATGCTTTGTTTTTGGAAGCGGCATGAAGCTATAAACAATAGGAATGATAAGTAGTGATAAAACAAATATGCCTAAGATATTAATGGAAGCAACAATACCAAATTCTTTCAATAATGTACTGTCTGTTACAATGAAAGTTGCAAAACCAGATGCCGTGGTAATATTTGTCATCAACGTTGCATTTCCAATTTTAGAAATAACGCGTTGTAATGAAAGTGCCTGATTACCGTGTTTTTTTACTTCTTGTTGATATTTGTTTATTAAGAAGATACAGTTGGGAATACCAATAACAATGATTAGTGGTGGTATAAGTGCTGTAAGAACTGTAATTTCATATTGTAATAACCCAAGTAAACCAAAAGCCCACATTACGCCAATTATCACTACGCACATAGAAATTATCGTAGCTCGAATGCTTCTAAAGAAAAAGAAGAAAATTAATGAAGTAACACCAAGAGCTGCTAGAATAAATTTACCAATTTCATCAATAATATTCTGAGAATTCATTGTCCTCACATAGGGCATTCCAGATATGTGAACATCTAAATTAGTCTCTTCTTCAAACTTTTTAACCAGTTTATTTACATCTTGTAAAATAAAATCTTTTCTAACCGAGGTATTGACAATGTCCTTATCTAGATTAACAATAGTTCTTATTGTTTTACTTTCTTTGTTGTATAGAAGGTTGTCATAGAAAGGGAGGTCATTAAACAAATGATTGGTAATACTGTCTATTTCCTTCTTAGTCTTAAGTTCGCCGTTTATTAAGGGGCGCATTACAAACTCTTGCTTTTCGTTATCCTTAATTAATTCTTTTAAATTGTCTGTTGAGATAACAAATTCCACCTCTGGAAAAGCAGCAAGTTGTTTGCTTAATTTATTCCAACGGTTAAAATTTTCAGGTGTAAATAGAGCGCTGTCACGCACGGCAAAAACGACTGCATTACCTTCTTCGCCAAATTTGCTAAGAAAATCTTGGTATTGAATATTTACCGGGTGGTCATCTGGTAGTAGGTTTGTCTGCGAGCTTGAAAAACGCATATATTGCCATTGCCATCCCATAAAAATGGTAAAAGCGGCAATCAAGAGTAAAATTAGGATTCTATTTCGTAGAATTATATTTGCCGTTTTAGGCCAAAATCCCTTCGTTAGTTTAGCTACCATAACTGTTTTTGCAGGTCGCAAAGGTAACTATTAGCTACATCTGTTCCTAAATTGAAAAGTCTAAATTTTTTACAAAAAAATAAAGCTACCTAATGTAGGTAGCTTTAAGTAATAATCATAAATTTCTTGCTTATACTTTCATGATTTCTGCCTCTTTTTTAACCAAGAAATCTTCAATTTTCTTTGTGAAAACATCAGTTAAGTCTTGTACATCGGCAGTAGCATTTTTTTGAAGGTCTTCAGAAATATCTAAATCTTTAATTTCTTTGTTCGCATCTTGTCTAGCACTTCGTACACCAACTTTTGCATGTTCTGCTTCTGCTTTAGCTTGTTTAGTAAGCTGTATTCTACGCTCTTCGGTCAGCGGTGGTACGTTGATGATGATCATATCGCCATTGTTCATAGGATTAAAACCTAGGTTGGCGTTCATTATCGCTTTTTCAATTTCTTGGAGCATGTTTTTTTCCCAAGGTTGAACAGAAATTGTTCTACCGTCTGGGGTGTTCACATTTGCTACCTGAGATAACGGAGTTTGTGATCCGTAATAATCAACCATTACAGCTGATAGCATTGCAGGGCTGGCTTTACCAGCTCTAATTTTTAAAAATGCGCGTTCTAAGTGAGCTATAGCGGCGTTCATGCCTTCTTTTGTAGCGTCTAAAACAAATTCTACTTCTTCGTTCATATAATAGGTATATTACTATCGCAATAACAAAATCTATACCGATATTTATAGGTTGACCGTTGTTCCAATAGTTTGGCCGTCAACAATTTTCAGTAAATTTCCTTTTTTGTTCATATCAAAAACTACGATAGGTAGTTCATTTTCTTGGCTAAGGGTAAAAGCTGTGGTATCCATAACCTTCAGTCCTTTTTTAAGTACTTCTGAAAAAGATATATTATCAAATTTCGTAGCACTTTTATCTTTTTCTGGATCAGCAGTGTAAATACCATCTACACGTGTACCTTTAAGTATTACATCAGCTTCTATTTCAATAGCGCGTAATACAGCTGCAGAATCTGTTGTGAAATATGGGTTACCGGTTCCTCCACCAAAGATAACAACTCTTCCTTTTTCCAAATGCCTCATGGCTCTTCTTCTAATGAAGGGTTCTGCAACCTCGTTGATTTTTATGGCAGATTGTAATCTGGTTTGTACACCGTTCATTTCTAAAGCACTTTGTAATGCTAAGCCATTAATAACGGTTGCTAGCATACCCATATGGTCGCCTTGAACTCTGTCCATGCCAGTTGCGGCACCTGCTAAACCACGAAAGATATTTCCCCCACCAATAACAATAGCTACTTCTATGCCTTTTTCAACTACTTCTTTAATTTCTTCTGCATACTCGTTTAGACGATTAGAGTCTATTCCGTATTGCTTTTCGCCCATTAGGGCTTCGCCGCTTAGTTTTAGAAGAATTCTTTTGTAGTGCATCTTAATTTTTTATTTGCCATCAAAAATAATGAAAATATTTGATGGGTACGTTCTATATTTAATTGAAGCAATACTTAATTCGCTAAGTTAGGGTCGTAACATATTATCTATCTTTGATATCGTTGATTTTTAAATATTCACTTATGAAGTTTTATATGAAGAAAAATGTTTTAATTATTGCTTTTGCCTTAATCCTAAATGCCTGCGGTGCAGGTAAGGTGCTTATGTCCGCCGAAAATAGTCCTATTTTGACTTCTATAGATTTGGTCAATATTGTAGACGATAAAGTTCAGGTGGGTGTAAACCCTGGTGCATTCACTACTTCTACCGTAATATTTAGAATACCTAAAACTGTGCCGGGTACATATAGTTCAGATAATTACGGACAGTATATTGAAGATTTTGAGGCTCTTGATTATAAGGGTAATTTATTAAATAGCAAGAAACTTGATGATAACACTTGGAGTATTTCTGGAGCTGTTCAATTAGATAAAGTACAATATTGGGTTAATGACACCTATGATACCGAGAATGATGTTGAAGATGCTGTATTCTCACCAGCGGGAACAAATATTTCTAAGGGAAGTAATTTTATGCTTAACCTTCATGGATTTGTTGGTTATTTTGATGGATTTAAAGAAGTTCCATATGCTATACAAATTAAAAAACCTGCCGATTTAATTGCTACTACGACACTGTCAGGTGAGGTGGGAGGAAAGATTGATCCGCTTTTGGATGCTTTTACTGCTAAGCGTTATTTTGAAGTGATAGACAACCC
This genomic interval carries:
- the frr gene encoding ribosome recycling factor, with translation MNEEVEFVLDATKEGMNAAIAHLERAFLKIRAGKASPAMLSAVMVDYYGSQTPLSQVANVNTPDGRTISVQPWEKNMLQEIEKAIMNANLGFNPMNNGDMIIINVPPLTEERRIQLTKQAKAEAEHAKVGVRSARQDANKEIKDLDISEDLQKNATADVQDLTDVFTKKIEDFLVKKEAEIMKV
- a CDS encoding efflux RND transporter permease subunit codes for the protein MVAKLTKGFWPKTANIILRNRILILLLIAAFTIFMGWQWQYMRFSSSQTNLLPDDHPVNIQYQDFLSKFGEEGNAVVFAVRDSALFTPENFNRWNKLSKQLAAFPEVEFVISTDNLKELIKDNEKQEFVMRPLINGELKTKKEIDSITNHLFNDLPFYDNLLYNKESKTIRTIVNLDKDIVNTSVRKDFILQDVNKLVKKFEEETNLDVHISGMPYVRTMNSQNIIDEIGKFILAALGVTSLIFFFFFRSIRATIISMCVVIIGVMWAFGLLGLLQYEITVLTALIPPLIIVIGIPNCIFLINKYQQEVKKHGNQALSLQRVISKIGNATLMTNITTASGFATFIVTDSTLLKEFGIVASINILGIFVLSLLIIPIVYSFMPLPKTKHLKHLNKKWIDAFVQWMERIVRHRRITVYIVSISLLVISIIGIYQIRISGSPIEDMPKNAEFFHDIRFFEKEFKGIMPVEIVVDTKTPKGVLKPVTLKRMNQLGEVIEEIPELSTPVSVVNLVKYSKQAFYNGIPKYYQLPTSQENTFIMDVARKSDDNGDLLKSFVDSTGQTARMTTFMRDVNTSRMEEIEQRLQENITKIFPAERYNVYMTGSALLFLKGTKYLVKNLIMSLALAIGLIALFMAYLFRSFRMIVISLIPNLLPLVITAGIMGFVGVPIKPSTILVFSIAFGISVDDTIHFLAKYRQELTANNWRIEKSVYNALRETGVSMFYTSIVLFFGFSVFVISNFGGTVALGSLVSATLLLAMLANLILLPSLLLSLEKSIANKQTLKEPQIDILPQDENNNQ
- the asnS gene encoding asparagine--tRNA ligase, with translation MRLATIKELLASKNLLQEVTIKGWVRTFRSNRFIALNDGSTLGTIQCVVDFENFDEELLKKVNTGAALKITGTLVESQGRGQSVEIQVSALEVLGIADPEEYPIQPKKHSLEFLREKAHLRIRTNTFAAIMRVRSTLSFAIHNYFRENGFNYFHAPIITGSDAEGAGEMFRVTTLDEKNPPLTEDGDVNYKEDFFGKETNLTVSGQLEAEAYAMALGKVYTFGPTFRAENSNTSRHLAEFWMIEPEMAFFDLDANMDLAEDFIKNVISYTLTHCQEDLEFLEKRLIDEEKSKPQAQRSDMPLIEKLKFVADNNFKRVSYTEAIDILKNCKPNKKKQFTYPIEEWGTDLQSEHERYLVEKHFKCPVILFDYPAKIKAFYMRLNEDGKTVRAMDILFPGIGEIVGGSQREERLDVLKEKIKELGIDEKELWWYLDLRKFGTAEHSGFGLGFERLVLFATGMGNIRDVIPFPRTPQNAEF
- the pyrH gene encoding UMP kinase; the encoded protein is MHYKRILLKLSGEALMGEKQYGIDSNRLNEYAEEIKEVVEKGIEVAIVIGGGNIFRGLAGAATGMDRVQGDHMGMLATVINGLALQSALEMNGVQTRLQSAIKINEVAEPFIRRRAMRHLEKGRVVIFGGGTGNPYFTTDSAAVLRAIEIEADVILKGTRVDGIYTADPEKDKSATKFDNISFSEVLKKGLKVMDTTAFTLSQENELPIVVFDMNKKGNLLKIVDGQTIGTTVNL